Proteins encoded by one window of Arabidopsis thaliana chromosome 2, partial sequence:
- a CDS encoding PIN domain-like family protein (PIN domain-like family protein; FUNCTIONS IN: nuclease activity; INVOLVED IN: DNA repair; CONTAINS InterPro DOMAIN/s: XPG N-terminal (InterPro:IPR006085), DNA repair protein (XPGC)/yeast Rad (InterPro:IPR006084); Has 379 Blast hits to 379 proteins in 170 species: Archae - 3; Bacteria - 0; Metazoa - 112; Fungi - 132; Plants - 48; Viruses - 0; Other Eukaryotes - 84 (source: NCBI BLink).) gives MGFTSLYSLYGKSKVLKSISFSALNSKTLAIDASMWLYRGALNNARKFLEEPTTPNSEHIMFVIKKVKQFIDRNVNPILVFDGHRLPIKSPRNPIKTLEYAKDLDASAQLMAPDDPKRKDKEKNATKIFQSHIHITPYVIHVFIEYVYNQVIEELQHLNVPEVSNLPFLRDRESGDEFVIRKYEDSTGTYLSTTKTKEIA, from the exons ATGGGCTTCACAAGTTTGTACTCTCTCTATGGAAAATCCAAGGTTCTGAAATCAATTAGTTTTTCCGCTCTCAACAGTAAAACTCTCGCAATTGACGCTTCAATGTGGTTATACAGAGGTGCTTTAAATAATGCCCGGAAATTCTTGGAGGAACCAACTACACCCAACTCTGAACATATAATGTTTGTCATCAAAAAAGTCAAACAATTCATCGACCGTAATGTGAATCCTATTCTTGTTTTCGATGGACATCGTTTACCTATTAAGTCACCGCGGAACCCAATAAAAACTCTAGAATACGCAAAGGATCTTGACGCATCAGCACAACTTATGGCTCCCGATGACCCTAAGAGAAAGGACAAAGAGAAGAATGCTACTAAGATCTTTCAAAGTCATATACACATCACGCCTTATGTGATACATGTTTTCATTGAG TATGTCTATAATCAAGTAATTGAAGAGCTTCAACACTTGAATGTGCCTGAGGTGTCTAACCTTCCATTCTTGCGTGACCGTGAGTCTGGCGATGAATTTGTCATTCGAAAGTATGAAGATTCTACGGGCACATATTTGTCAACAACTAAGACTAAGGAAATAGCATAA
- a CDS encoding RNA-directed DNA polymerase (reverse transcriptase)-related family protein (RNA-directed DNA polymerase (reverse transcriptase)-related family protein; CONTAINS InterPro DOMAIN/s: RNA-directed DNA polymerase (reverse transcriptase), related (InterPro:IPR015706); BEST Arabidopsis thaliana protein match is: RNA-directed DNA polymerase (reverse transcriptase)-related family protein (TAIR:AT1G43730.1); Has 502 Blast hits to 500 proteins in 16 species: Archae - 0; Bacteria - 0; Metazoa - 2; Fungi - 0; Plants - 500; Viruses - 0; Other Eukaryotes - 0 (source: NCBI BLink).) produces the protein MEMQMEIGIGYNADPILERNKEIDLEATATWLHLNPIGERVDWFKAIWFKGKIPKHAFIAWVNMRHRLHTKDRMISWGFIFPPLCLFCNTHDETRQHLFFDCEFAREVWIYFTSRVHVFPPLLFEDGIRWLKNPCQDKNVTTILRLSHHASVYTIWKERNARLHDSASRPAAALILEIKSVIRCHLDPLSRAQRLGPNRISFLATWFGLFD, from the exons ATGGAGATGCAGATGGAGATAGGAATTGGATACAATGCGGATCCCattttggaaagaaacaaGGAAATTGACCTGGAGGCCA CTGCAACTTGGCTTCACTTGAACCCTATTGGAGAGAGAGTGGACTGGTTTAAGGCGATTTGGTTTAAAGGAAAAATTCCCAAGCATGCCTTCATTGCTTGGGTTAATATGAGACATAGGCTCCATACAAAGGATAGAATGATAAGCTGGGGATTTATTTTTCCGCCCCTTTGCTTATTTTGCAATACTCATGATGAGACAAGACAACATCTGTTTTTTGATTGTGAGTTTGCAAGGGAGGTTTGGATCTATTTCACTTCTCGGGTCCATGTTTTTCCTCCTCTTTTGTTTGAAGATGGAATTAGATGGCTAAAGAATCCTTGTCAGGACAAGAATGTGACGACGATTCTTAGGCTTTCCCATCATGCATCGGTGTACACGATCTGGAAGGAACGAAATGCTCGACTTCACGATTCGGCTTCAAGACCTGCAGCAGCTCTGATTTTGGAGATTAAGTCAGTTATTCGGTGTCACTTGGATCCGCTTTCAAGAGCTCAAAGATTAGGTCCTAATAGAATTTCCTTTCTCGCCACTTGGTTTGGTCtctttgattga
- a CDS encoding uncharacterized protein (unknown protein; FUNCTIONS IN: molecular_function unknown; INVOLVED IN: biological_process unknown; LOCATED IN: endomembrane system; EXPRESSED IN: central cell, embryo; EXPRESSED DURING: C globular stage; Has 18 Blast hits to 17 proteins in 2 species: Archae - 0; Bacteria - 0; Metazoa - 0; Fungi - 0; Plants - 18; Viruses - 0; Other Eukaryotes - 0 (source: NCBI BLink).), giving the protein MKMILKLPAITMVATLLLLASGLGHARIEPFSPTLKPKFQIDSKPFNPPVIPTEPFPPPPPNHDAMISVQQFPVIPYCPPGYQNPGCPPSS; this is encoded by the coding sequence atgaagatGATTCTGAAGCTCCCCGCAATAACAATGGTGGCtactttgcttcttcttgcaTCTGGTCTTGGTCATGCTAGGATTGAACCTTTTTCTCCTACGCTAAagccaaaatttcaaatcGATTCTAAACCGTTTAATCCACCGGTTATTCCAACCGAACCATttcctccacctccaccgAACCATGACGCGATGATATCAGTGCAACAATTCCCAGTTATACCTTATTGTCCTCCAGGTTATCAAAATCCCGGATGTCCACCATCATCTTAG
- a CDS encoding PIN domain-like family protein (PIN domain-like family protein; FUNCTIONS IN: nuclease activity; INVOLVED IN: DNA repair; CONTAINS InterPro DOMAIN/s: XPG N-terminal (InterPro:IPR006085), DNA repair protein (XPGC)/yeast Rad (InterPro:IPR006084); BEST Arabidopsis thaliana protein match is: 5'-3' exonuclease family protein (TAIR:AT1G29630.2); Has 30201 Blast hits to 17322 proteins in 780 species: Archae - 12; Bacteria - 1396; Metazoa - 17338; Fungi - 3422; Plants - 5037; Viruses - 0; Other Eukaryotes - 2996 (source: NCBI BLink).) has protein sequence MGFTSLYSLYGKSKVLKSISFSALNSKTLAIDASMWLYRGALNNARKFLEEPTTPNSEHIMFVIKKVKQFIDRNVNPILVFDGHRLPIKSPRNPIKTLEYAKDLDASAQLMAPDDPKRKDKEKNATKIFQSHIHITPYVIHVFIEV, from the exons ATGGGCTTCACAAGTTTGTACTCTCTCTATGGAAAATCCAAGGTTCTGAAATCAATTAGTTTTTCCGCTCTCAACAGTAAAACTCTCGCAATTGACGCTTCAATGTGGTTATACAGAGGTGCTTTAAATAATGCCCGGAAATTCTTGGAGGAACCAACTACACCCAACTCTGAACATATAATGTTTGTCATCAAAAAAGTCAAACAATTCATCGACCGTAATGTGAATCCTATTCTTGTTTTCGATGGACATCGTTTACCTATTAAGTCACCGCGGAACCCAATAAAAACTCTAGAATACGCAAAGGATCTTGACGCATCAGCACAACTTATGGCTCCCGATGACCCTAAGAGAAAGGACAAAGAGAAGAATGCTACTAAGATCTTTCAAAGTCATATACACATCACGCCTTATGTGATACATGTTTTCATTGAG gtttaa
- the HB21 gene encoding homeobox protein 21 (homeobox protein 21 (HB21); CONTAINS InterPro DOMAIN/s: Homeobox (InterPro:IPR001356), Homeobox domain, ZF-HD class (InterPro:IPR006455), ZF-HD homeobox protein, Cys/His-rich dimerisation domain (InterPro:IPR006456), Homeodomain-related (InterPro:IPR012287); BEST Arabidopsis thaliana protein match is: homeobox protein 31 (TAIR:AT1G14440.2); Has 496 Blast hits to 486 proteins in 43 species: Archae - 0; Bacteria - 0; Metazoa - 11; Fungi - 0; Plants - 476; Viruses - 0; Other Eukaryotes - 9 (source: NCBI BLink).), which produces MEIASQEDPIPINTSYGNSGGGHGNMNHHHHANSAPSSLNITTSNPLLVSSNSNGLGKNHDHSHHHHVGYNIMVTNIKKEKPVVIKYKECLKNHAATMGGNAIDGCGEFMPSGEEGSIEALTCSVCNCHRNFHRRETEGEEKTFFSPYLNHHQPPPQQRKLMFHHKMIKSPLPQQMIMPIGVTTAGSNSESEDLMEEEGGGSLTFRQPPPPPSPYSYGHNQKKRFRTKFTQEQKEKMISFAERVGWKIQRQEESVVQQLCQEIGIRRRVLKVWMHNNKQNLSKKSNNVSNNVDLSAGNNDITENLASTNP; this is translated from the coding sequence ATGGAGATTGCAAGTCAAGAAGATCCTATTCCAATAAACACTAGTTATGGTAATAGTGGAGGTGGGCATGGGAACAtgaaccatcatcatcatgccAATTCTGCACCATCATCTCTCAACATTACTACTTCAAACCCACTACTAGTCTCCTCAAATAGTAATGGTCTTGGTAAAAATCATGAtcattctcatcatcatcatgtggGTTACAACATCATGGTTACCAACATCAAGAAAGAGAAGCCTGTGGTGATAAAGTACAAGGAATGCCTAAAGAACCATGCAGCTACCATGGGAGGCAATGCCATTGATGGTTGTGGAGAGTTTATGCCAAGTGGTGAAGAAGGTTCCATTGAAGCTCTCACTTGCTCAGTTTGCAACTGCCATAGAAACTTTCATAGAAGAGAAACCGAAGGTGAAGAGAAAACATTCTTTTCCCCTTACCTCAACCACCACCAACCACCTCCGCAGCAGAGAAAACTCATGTTCCACCACAAGATGATCAAATCACCATTACCACAACAAATGATAATGCCTATTGGCGTTACAACCGCTGGATCCAACTCAGAGTCAGAGGATCTTATGGAGGAAGAAGGCGGAGGAAGCTTGACATTCCGgcagccaccaccaccaccatcaccgtATAGTTACGGACATAATCAGAAGAAAAGGTTTAGGACAAAGTTTACACAAGAGcaaaaggagaagatgattAGTTTTGCGGAAAGAGTTGGTTGGAAGATTCAGAGACAAGAGGAATCTGTTGTTCAACAGCTTTGTCAAGAGATTGGAATTAGGAGAAGAGTTCTTAAAGTTTGGATgcacaacaacaaacaaaatctctccAAGAAGAGCAACAACGTTAGTAACAATGTCGACCTTTCTGCTGGTAATAACGACATTACTGAAAATCTTGCTTCTACTAATCCTTAG